Proteins co-encoded in one Longimicrobium sp. genomic window:
- a CDS encoding S26 family signal peptidase: protein MAGSAGALRVAAGVLAGLLLATAGLGLTYNTTPSLPPGVYRIRPLAAEPVRGDIVGFCLAGEPARMALARGYVHPQGLEPLVYGTRCGSGAAAIGKPVAGVPGDTIEITTRGVLVNGRLLHRSRIQRHDRSGRMLPAASQGKRILRAGEFWLQSEFAQNSFDSRIIGVVPENSILDRRVFVIGFAPLFCLTLALMAGGTLRRLTRANSGGVQ from the coding sequence GTGGCCGGTAGCGCGGGCGCCCTTCGCGTGGCGGCGGGAGTGCTCGCGGGCCTACTGCTCGCGACCGCCGGCCTCGGCCTGACCTACAACACGACGCCGAGCCTTCCGCCCGGTGTCTACCGGATCCGTCCCCTCGCTGCGGAACCGGTCCGCGGCGACATCGTCGGCTTCTGCCTCGCGGGCGAGCCGGCTCGCATGGCCCTGGCCCGCGGCTACGTCCACCCGCAGGGGCTGGAGCCCCTGGTCTACGGGACCCGCTGCGGGTCGGGGGCGGCAGCCATCGGCAAACCGGTTGCCGGAGTCCCCGGCGACACCATCGAGATCACCACGCGGGGCGTTCTGGTCAACGGCCGGCTCCTTCACCGCAGTCGCATCCAGCGGCATGATCGCTCCGGCCGCATGCTCCCCGCAGCATCGCAGGGGAAGCGGATCCTCCGCGCCGGCGAGTTCTGGCTCCAGTCGGAGTTCGCGCAGAACTCCTTCGACAGCAGGATCATCGGCGTGGTCCCGGAGAACAGCATCCTCGACCGAAGGGTATTCGTGATCGGCTTCGCGCCCCTCTTCTGCCTCACGCTGGCCCTGATGGCGGGCGGGACCCTTCGGCGGCTGACGCGGGCCAACTCAGGGGGTGTGCAATGA
- a CDS encoding Gfo/Idh/MocA family oxidoreductase: MSEPILVMTRRQFLAAGALACARTAGPGWVRRRLGDAPLGVAVLGLGAWGCNWVDALARPQRGVQLLTLADPRRMALDLGFHRAGAAGGAPVKALDDGGVLSDPNVSIVVVAAGEARNARLARAACEAGKDVLLGGPLAPEPASLLALAGAAEASGRMVQHASGVLSNPRVQRVVGDRGEHARLGTVTRAELRVRTRTAALPLDPAARAAAWLPAWCVHEIAAGLLGLGARGAAELFVAEGAEVDPRSGALAHSLYLSLRFDNQRELALHLVAAPSGRTGAGRTAPPVAEVTLVLHGTAGRAHLHGAGAERPEQRVSATDLLASWENLLDGVRHGDAGRLHAPIHEFAGAYEVLHAARAGVVSYLGSRGSRAAKFL; this comes from the coding sequence ATGAGCGAACCGATCCTGGTGATGACCCGCCGCCAGTTCCTGGCGGCCGGCGCGCTGGCCTGTGCCCGTACCGCGGGCCCCGGCTGGGTCCGCCGCCGCCTGGGCGACGCTCCCCTCGGGGTCGCGGTGCTCGGCCTGGGCGCGTGGGGGTGCAACTGGGTGGACGCGCTCGCGCGCCCGCAGCGCGGCGTCCAGCTTCTCACCCTCGCCGACCCGCGCCGGATGGCGCTGGACCTGGGTTTCCACCGCGCAGGCGCGGCGGGAGGCGCCCCCGTGAAGGCGCTCGACGACGGCGGAGTCTTGTCGGATCCGAATGTCTCCATCGTGGTGGTCGCGGCGGGAGAGGCGCGCAACGCCCGGCTCGCACGTGCGGCGTGCGAAGCGGGGAAGGACGTCCTGCTCGGGGGGCCGCTCGCTCCCGAGCCGGCCTCACTGCTGGCCCTGGCCGGGGCCGCCGAGGCGTCGGGACGGATGGTCCAGCACGCTTCGGGCGTGCTCTCCAATCCGCGCGTGCAGAGGGTGGTGGGTGACCGGGGGGAGCACGCCCGGCTGGGAACGGTGACGCGGGCGGAGTTGCGCGTGCGCACGCGCACGGCCGCGCTCCCTCTCGACCCGGCCGCGCGGGCCGCCGCGTGGCTGCCCGCGTGGTGCGTCCACGAAATCGCGGCCGGGCTGCTCGGCCTCGGCGCGCGCGGCGCCGCGGAGCTGTTCGTAGCCGAGGGAGCCGAGGTCGACCCCCGCAGCGGAGCGCTGGCGCATTCCCTGTACCTTTCGCTCCGCTTCGACAACCAGCGGGAGCTGGCCCTACACCTAGTGGCGGCCCCTTCCGGCAGGACCGGTGCTGGCCGGACGGCACCCCCCGTCGCCGAGGTCACGCTGGTCCTGCACGGCACGGCCGGCCGCGCCCATCTGCACGGCGCTGGCGCGGAACGCCCGGAGCAGAGGGTGTCGGCCACCGACCTGCTCGCCTCGTGGGAGAACCTGCTCGACGGAGTCCGCCACGGCGACGCCGGGCGGCTCCATGCGCCGATCCACGAGTTTGCAGGCGCGTACGAAGTGCTGCATGCCGCTCGCGCGGGGGTAGTCTCGTACCTCGGTTCGCGCGGTTCACGGGCGGCGAAGTTCCTGTGA
- a CDS encoding ATP-binding protein gives MVLADRLRVRQVLLNLLSNAINRLTRTHDGFGLGLAISRRLALLMGGDLSAASQDGKRSTFTFTLPLVPEISAKEPVEAAVAAGESDSAE, from the coding sequence TTGGTCCTCGCGGACCGGTTGCGCGTGCGCCAAGTGCTGCTCAACCTGCTTTCCAACGCGATCAACCGACTGACCCGTACGCACGACGGGTTTGGACTGGGGCTGGCGATCTCCCGGCGTCTCGCTCTTCTGATGGGAGGCGATCTCTCCGCTGCGAGCCAGGATGGGAAGAGATCGACCTTCACCTTCACTTTACCGCTCGTCCCGGAAATAAGCGCGAAAGAGCCTGTCGAAGCGGCGGTAGCAGCAGGCGAATCGGATTCGGCGGAGTAG